One Nitrospirota bacterium DNA segment encodes these proteins:
- the phoU gene encoding phosphate signaling complex protein PhoU, with amino-acid sequence MTVFDEELQHLKEKLLRMGSLVEDAIKNSVHALVERDNTLAHTVIDNDRMVNTLDVEIDEESIRLIALRQPKATDLRFITMAMKITTDLERMGDFAVNIAERALELNEEPVLKPYIDIPKMRAIAQGMIRDALDAFVRKDKNLAMNVIMRDDQVDDLKRDVLQELAFFMTRDPSTISRAMKVSFVAQYLERVADHATNIAEMVIYLVEGKIIRHMAPPTEP; translated from the coding sequence ATGACTGTTTTTGACGAGGAACTGCAGCATCTGAAGGAGAAACTGCTCAGGATGGGGTCACTGGTGGAGGACGCGATCAAGAACTCCGTTCATGCCCTGGTTGAGCGTGACAATACGCTTGCACATACGGTGATAGACAACGATCGTATGGTCAATACCCTTGATGTGGAGATCGATGAAGAGTCGATCCGCCTCATAGCCCTCAGACAGCCAAAGGCAACCGATCTCCGTTTTATCACCATGGCCATGAAGATAACCACGGACCTGGAACGCATGGGAGACTTTGCCGTTAATATCGCGGAAAGGGCCCTCGAACTGAACGAAGAGCCCGTACTGAAGCCCTACATTGATATACCGAAGATGCGGGCCATAGCCCAGGGCATGATACGTGATGCGCTCGACGCCTTTGTGCGCAAGGACAAGAACCTTGCCATGAACGTGATCATGAGAGACGACCAGGTGGATGACCTCAAACGCGATGTACTGCAGGAGTTGGCCTTTTTTATGACCCGGGACCCTTCAACCATTTCACGCGCCATGAAGGTCAGTTTTGTCGCCCAATATCTCGAGCGTGTTGCAGATCATGCCACCAATATTGCCGAGATGGTTATCTACCTTGTGGAAGGAAAAATAATCCGTCACATGGCCCCGCCGACCGAACCATGA
- the pstA gene encoding phosphate ABC transporter permease PstA, whose protein sequence is MTSQQKRKIEGSIALTLSTLAAVLGLFWLVFILGDVLVHGLKALNFSLFINDPSPPGTDGGGLKNAFVGQLIITIFATLIGVPIGVLGGTFLAEYARGSKIARIISILSDIMVSVPSIVIGTFIYAVLVRPIGHFSGWAGAIALSIIMIPVVLRTTEDMLSLVPWTLREAAFALGAPYYKVITQVVYRGAATGILTGILLSIARVAGETAPLLFTSFNNSFFSLNMKQPISSLTVTIFQYAMGPYDTWHEQAWAAAFVITIFILILTITGRLIIKWRYR, encoded by the coding sequence ATGACCAGCCAGCAGAAAAGAAAGATCGAAGGCAGCATTGCGCTTACGCTCAGCACCCTTGCTGCTGTTCTGGGGCTTTTCTGGCTGGTCTTTATCCTTGGTGATGTCCTGGTGCATGGCCTCAAGGCCCTGAATTTCAGCCTCTTCATCAACGATCCTTCACCGCCGGGCACGGACGGTGGAGGCCTGAAAAACGCCTTTGTCGGACAGCTTATCATAACGATCTTTGCGACCCTGATAGGGGTGCCAATCGGCGTATTGGGAGGGACCTTTTTGGCAGAGTATGCACGGGGAAGTAAGATCGCACGGATCATCAGCATACTCTCAGACATCATGGTGAGCGTGCCCTCGATCGTCATCGGTACGTTCATCTATGCAGTGCTGGTCAGACCGATCGGTCACTTCAGCGGATGGGCAGGGGCCATAGCGCTCTCGATCATTATGATACCGGTGGTATTGAGGACGACCGAGGACATGCTCTCGTTAGTCCCCTGGACCCTGCGCGAAGCTGCCTTTGCGCTCGGCGCGCCATATTACAAGGTGATCACCCAGGTAGTGTACCGGGGAGCTGCCACCGGCATCCTGACCGGCATTCTCCTTTCGATCGCACGGGTGGCTGGAGAGACAGCGCCGCTCCTCTTCACCTCATTTAATAACTCCTTCTTCTCGCTGAACATGAAGCAGCCAATCTCGTCGCTGACCGTCACGATATTTCAGTACGCCATGGGGCCGTATGACACCTGGCATGAACAGGCATGGGCAGCAGCTTTTGTGATCACCATATTCATCCTGATCCTGACCATTACCGGAAGGCTCATCATCAAATGGAGGTACCGATAG
- a CDS encoding PAS domain S-box protein, translating to MNHYRIIGKMLLISALLGVLFWLLDSAVDSYLLESSFLHQIVSLQAGELWMRLFVFLSFIGFGFYAGVLISRAEKAEEMSRRDREFTETVLNGMHDAISVIDTHDFRIVDVNAAFLSEMGLTRNEVIGKTCHEVTHRSAAPCAAPGHPCPLYDTVNLGRYATYEHVHFCADGRKIHAEVSTSPIRNDSGQVVRVIHVSRNITARKAAETQMRKLSTAVEKAADMIVITNSSGVIEYVNPAFENLTGYTREEAVGKTPRILKSGLHSDDFYRQLWETILAGKIYRDVFINRKKNGELYYDECTITPMRNEQNVITHFIATAKVITERIVAENALRESEERMRTITEMAGSAIVMIDADGAVSFWNPAAERLFGYLAEEAMGKDLHKIIVPRRHYEDFRKGFAVFATTGAGAVVGKTLEMTAQKKDGTEFPVDLSISGIRIKDQWHAVGIIGDITERKQAEQKLREFAEKDALTGILNRRKFYEILEQEKARAERYARSLSLIMFDIDHFKAVNDTFGHAAGDKVLKKTAAVVIDHIRKSDVLGRIGGEEFAVLATETTVESALALAEKIRAAIENTEHDTVGTITISIGVSAYDSGLSTDEFVRRSDEALYAAKNNGRNRVECYSTHGPVGTDAAFEI from the coding sequence ATGAACCATTACCGGATTATTGGAAAAATGCTGCTGATCAGCGCACTCTTAGGCGTTCTTTTTTGGCTGCTCGACTCGGCTGTTGACTCTTACCTGCTCGAAAGCTCGTTTCTGCATCAAATTGTTTCCCTTCAAGCCGGAGAGCTCTGGATGCGGCTCTTTGTCTTTCTTTCCTTTATCGGTTTCGGTTTCTACGCCGGGGTTTTGATTTCGCGGGCCGAGAAGGCCGAGGAGATGTCACGGCGTGACAGGGAATTCACAGAAACCGTCCTCAACGGCATGCATGATGCCATTTCAGTAATCGACACGCACGATTTCAGGATAGTCGACGTCAATGCGGCCTTTCTCTCTGAGATGGGCCTGACAAGGAATGAAGTTATAGGGAAAACCTGCCATGAGGTGACACATCGCTCTGCCGCCCCGTGCGCTGCGCCCGGCCATCCCTGTCCGCTCTACGATACGGTCAACCTCGGCAGATACGCCACCTACGAACACGTACACTTCTGCGCAGACGGCAGAAAGATCCATGCGGAGGTCTCCACCAGTCCCATACGAAATGACAGCGGCCAGGTCGTCCGGGTCATTCATGTATCGAGGAATATCACTGCGCGAAAAGCTGCAGAAACGCAGATGAGGAAACTCTCCACTGCCGTAGAAAAGGCTGCGGATATGATCGTGATAACGAATAGCAGCGGAGTGATCGAATATGTTAACCCCGCGTTCGAGAACCTCACGGGCTATACAAGGGAAGAGGCCGTAGGCAAGACCCCCCGCATACTCAAGTCCGGACTTCATAGCGATGATTTTTACCGGCAGTTGTGGGAGACAATCCTTGCCGGGAAGATATACCGGGATGTTTTTATCAATCGGAAGAAAAACGGGGAACTGTACTACGATGAATGCACCATCACGCCGATGCGCAACGAACAGAATGTTATCACCCATTTTATCGCAACCGCAAAGGTAATTACCGAGCGGATTGTGGCCGAGAATGCCCTTCGGGAGAGCGAGGAACGCATGCGCACCATTACGGAGATGGCAGGCAGCGCCATAGTGATGATCGATGCCGACGGCGCGGTGTCCTTCTGGAACCCTGCGGCTGAAAGGCTGTTTGGATATTTGGCGGAAGAGGCGATGGGCAAGGACCTGCATAAAATTATCGTCCCGAGGCGGCATTACGAGGATTTCCGGAAGGGGTTTGCAGTGTTTGCAACAACAGGGGCAGGTGCCGTTGTAGGCAAAACACTTGAGATGACCGCCCAGAAGAAAGACGGCACTGAGTTCCCGGTGGATCTCTCCATATCAGGCATCAGGATCAAAGATCAGTGGCATGCAGTCGGGATTATCGGGGACATTACGGAGAGAAAACAGGCAGAGCAGAAACTGAGGGAGTTCGCTGAAAAGGACGCGCTTACCGGCATTTTAAACAGAAGAAAATTTTACGAAATCCTTGAGCAGGAGAAAGCGAGGGCCGAGAGGTATGCCAGATCGCTCTCGCTGATCATGTTTGATATCGACCATTTCAAGGCCGTAAACGATACCTTCGGCCATGCTGCCGGGGACAAGGTGCTGAAGAAAACCGCAGCCGTAGTCATTGATCATATAAGGAAATCAGATGTACTGGGACGTATCGGCGGAGAGGAATTTGCGGTATTGGCTACCGAGACAACTGTTGAAAGCGCTTTGGCACTCGCCGAAAAGATCAGGGCTGCGATCGAAAACACGGAGCACGACACTGTCGGCACCATTACCATAAGCATCGGCGTGTCAGCCTATGACAGTGGTCTGAGCACGGATGAATTCGTCAGAAGGTCTGACGAGGCCCTTTATGCAGCCAAAAACAACGGCAGAAACAGGGTGGAGTGCTACAGCACACACGGGCCCGTTGGCACAGACGCAGCATTTGAGATCTGA
- a CDS encoding proline--tRNA ligase — MRFSKMFIPTLREAPADAEAVSHILMLRAGYVRQLAAGLYIFLPLGWRVLGKINAILKEEMESIEAQEISMPILHPAEIWQQTGRWDVIGGEMFRLKDRNERDFCLGMTHEEIMTWLASREIRSYRDLPQVWYQIQTKLRDEARPKSGILRTREFIMKDSYSFDADEECLDKNYLLHAEAYHRIFNRCGLKFMQVESDPGMMGGGYSHEFMAPSAAGEDNVAICPGCGYSANVELALSIPKKIENKNWQTEEVHTPEKRTILEVSNFLKVSPEYFIKSVLVISDSGPVLALVRGDQEVHEKKLAKVVGQHRPAQKAEVKEVLGVEAGFIGPMGHQGIRIVGDTCLQEGTYVSGANKQHYHIRGIQAGRDFTAEWHDIHIAKEGEACTKCNTELGVERVIEIGNIFKLGTKYSESLKAVFLDEHGNEKPLVMGSYGIGPARIAAAAIEQNNDKDGIIWPRSIAPFDVELIPLNMKDPGTVETAEELYRGLKKLRIDVLMDDRDERAGVKFKDADLIGIPTQVIIGEKNLKEGLVEIKDRKTKEAVKVKVAEVIEKTKALMNS, encoded by the coding sequence ATGCGATTTTCGAAGATGTTCATACCGACACTGAGGGAGGCCCCTGCCGATGCAGAAGCCGTAAGCCATATTCTTATGCTGCGTGCGGGCTATGTGCGCCAGCTTGCCGCAGGGCTATATATTTTTCTTCCGCTTGGCTGGAGGGTTCTGGGTAAAATTAACGCAATTTTAAAAGAGGAGATGGAGTCGATCGAAGCGCAGGAGATATCCATGCCGATCCTCCACCCTGCCGAGATATGGCAGCAGACAGGCCGCTGGGACGTGATTGGCGGCGAAATGTTCCGGCTCAAGGACCGCAATGAACGCGATTTCTGCCTCGGTATGACCCATGAGGAGATCATGACATGGCTCGCATCGCGTGAGATCCGTTCGTACCGTGACCTTCCCCAGGTCTGGTACCAGATTCAGACCAAGCTCAGAGATGAAGCTCGGCCCAAAAGCGGCATACTCCGCACGCGTGAATTTATTATGAAAGACAGCTACAGCTTTGACGCAGACGAGGAATGCCTCGACAAAAACTATCTTCTTCATGCAGAGGCATACCACAGGATCTTTAACCGCTGCGGCCTGAAATTTATGCAGGTCGAATCAGACCCCGGCATGATGGGAGGCGGCTACTCACACGAGTTCATGGCGCCCAGCGCAGCAGGTGAAGACAATGTTGCCATCTGTCCGGGCTGCGGGTACTCGGCAAACGTGGAACTCGCCCTCTCGATCCCGAAAAAGATCGAAAATAAAAACTGGCAGACTGAAGAGGTCCATACACCCGAAAAGAGAACGATCCTTGAGGTTTCAAATTTTCTGAAAGTTTCCCCGGAATATTTCATCAAGAGCGTACTCGTGATTTCCGACAGCGGTCCGGTGCTTGCGCTGGTGCGCGGAGATCAGGAGGTGCATGAGAAGAAACTCGCAAAGGTCGTCGGTCAGCACAGACCTGCGCAGAAGGCCGAGGTAAAAGAGGTCCTCGGTGTAGAGGCCGGCTTTATCGGTCCGATGGGACATCAGGGCATACGGATCGTTGGCGATACCTGTCTGCAGGAAGGCACCTATGTCAGCGGGGCAAATAAACAGCATTATCATATCAGGGGCATTCAGGCAGGCAGGGACTTTACTGCCGAGTGGCACGACATTCATATCGCAAAAGAGGGAGAGGCATGCACCAAATGCAATACTGAACTTGGTGTTGAGCGCGTCATCGAGATCGGCAATATTTTCAAGTTAGGCACAAAATACTCCGAATCCCTCAAAGCAGTCTTCCTTGATGAGCATGGCAATGAAAAACCGCTGGTCATGGGCAGCTATGGTATCGGTCCGGCCCGCATTGCCGCAGCGGCCATCGAACAGAACAACGACAAGGACGGCATCATCTGGCCAAGGAGCATCGCGCCCTTCGATGTCGAGCTCATTCCGCTGAACATGAAGGATCCCGGGACCGTCGAAACCGCTGAAGAACTGTACCGCGGGCTGAAGAAGCTGCGGATTGATGTGCTCATGGACGACCGCGATGAACGGGCAGGCGTGAAGTTCAAGGATGCAGATCTCATCGGCATCCCGACGCAGGTGATTATCGGAGAGAAAAATCTGAAGGAAGGCCTTGTCGAGATCAAGGACCGGAAGACCAAAGAAGCAGTCAAGGTGAAGGTAGCCGAGGTTATTGAAAAGACAAAAGCGCTGATGAACAGCTGA
- the pstS gene encoding phosphate ABC transporter substrate-binding protein PstS — translation MKLIKLVLALALVFSAAHVQAAETLNGAGATFPYPVYSAWAFEYNKIAGVQLNYQSIGSGGGVRQVSERTVHFGASDDPLKPEQLQKDKLLQFPAVIGGVVPVGNLEGINPGQLKLDSDTLCRIFLGEIKTWDAAAVQKLNPGLKLPQGEITVVYRSDGSGTTAIFTHYMAEACPAWKTKVGEGKAVKFPIGIGGKGNEGVANYVKRTKNAIGYVEFAYAKQNKLDYTQLKNKAGNFVEPGFASFEDAAETGDFDAKKDFHLWLTNAPGKNSWPIAGATFILLAREKIDSNKNVVKFFDWAFKNGDNKAKELVYVPLPKSLKEKVRTYWKANGIQ, via the coding sequence ATGAAACTGATTAAACTAGTATTGGCATTAGCATTGGTCTTCTCTGCCGCGCATGTTCAGGCCGCAGAAACACTCAACGGTGCAGGCGCAACATTCCCATACCCTGTATACTCGGCATGGGCCTTCGAATATAACAAGATCGCCGGCGTGCAGCTGAATTATCAGTCGATCGGCTCCGGCGGTGGAGTGAGGCAGGTTTCTGAGCGGACGGTCCATTTCGGCGCATCGGATGATCCGCTCAAACCCGAACAGCTCCAGAAGGACAAGCTGCTTCAGTTCCCTGCAGTGATTGGCGGAGTTGTGCCTGTCGGCAATCTTGAGGGCATTAATCCGGGCCAGCTCAAGCTTGATTCCGACACACTCTGCAGGATCTTCCTCGGCGAGATCAAAACGTGGGATGCTGCAGCAGTGCAGAAGTTGAATCCCGGGCTGAAACTCCCGCAGGGTGAGATCACAGTGGTCTATCGCTCTGACGGCTCCGGCACCACTGCCATATTTACCCATTATATGGCAGAGGCCTGTCCGGCCTGGAAGACCAAGGTCGGAGAAGGAAAGGCCGTGAAATTCCCGATTGGAATAGGAGGCAAGGGGAATGAAGGAGTTGCCAATTATGTGAAGAGGACAAAAAATGCGATCGGTTATGTCGAATTTGCCTATGCAAAGCAGAATAAGCTCGACTACACGCAGCTTAAGAATAAGGCAGGCAACTTTGTGGAGCCCGGCTTTGCAAGCTTTGAGGATGCTGCTGAAACAGGAGACTTTGACGCAAAGAAGGACTTTCACCTCTGGCTCACAAATGCTCCGGGCAAGAATTCCTGGCCGATAGCAGGTGCGACCTTCATTCTCCTTGCCAGGGAAAAGATCGATTCCAATAAGAATGTTGTGAAATTCTTTGACTGGGCATTTAAAAACGGGGACAATAAGGCGAAGGAACTGGTGTACGTTCCCTTACCGAAATCTCTGAAAGAGAAGGTCAGGACGTACTGGAAGGCAAACGGCATTCAATAA
- the pstC gene encoding phosphate ABC transporter permease subunit PstC, with the protein MAAISKKNPIDLIFSFITALASFSVIVFIVGILYVLVSESSLAIGRFGIIKFLTSTHWNPVTESFGALTNIYGTILTTFISLLIAIPVAIGMAVFVTEISPNFLKTPIGIAIELLAAIPSIIYGMWGLFTLSPIMANYVEPFLKKATAGIPLVNILFHGTPMGIDILTASIILSIMIIPFTASISRDSFNLTPAVVKESAYALGATKWEVVKNVVIPYSKLGVFGGIVLSLGRALGETMAVAFVLGNNHRITTSLLDAAATITVTLANEFAEADNDVYLSALFYLALVLFVMSFITLAIAKFFLLKAERKYSR; encoded by the coding sequence ATGGCAGCGATATCAAAAAAGAACCCGATTGATCTGATCTTTTCGTTCATCACCGCGCTTGCGTCCTTCTCGGTGATCGTCTTCATAGTGGGCATCCTGTATGTGCTCGTCTCCGAATCTTCCCTGGCCATAGGCAGGTTCGGCATCATCAAATTCCTGACCTCAACACACTGGAACCCGGTCACCGAGTCCTTCGGTGCACTTACGAACATCTACGGCACTATCCTCACGACGTTCATCTCTCTTCTTATCGCCATACCGGTTGCGATCGGTATGGCAGTATTCGTTACCGAAATATCCCCGAACTTCCTGAAGACCCCTATCGGCATTGCCATCGAACTGCTGGCTGCCATACCGAGCATTATCTACGGCATGTGGGGCCTCTTCACCCTGTCACCGATCATGGCCAACTATGTCGAGCCCTTTTTGAAGAAAGCGACGGCCGGCATTCCGCTTGTGAACATCCTGTTCCATGGCACTCCCATGGGCATCGATATCCTGACCGCAAGCATTATCCTGAGCATTATGATTATTCCCTTCACTGCCAGCATATCGAGGGACTCGTTCAACCTTACCCCTGCGGTGGTGAAGGAATCGGCGTACGCGCTCGGCGCAACAAAGTGGGAAGTGGTGAAGAACGTGGTTATCCCCTATTCGAAACTCGGCGTATTTGGCGGCATTGTCCTGTCTCTGGGAAGGGCGCTCGGCGAGACTATGGCAGTCGCCTTTGTGCTCGGCAACAACCACAGGATCACGACATCGCTCCTTGACGCTGCAGCCACCATAACGGTCACGCTCGCCAATGAATTTGCAGAGGCTGACAATGATGTGTACCTGTCTGCGCTCTTTTATCTTGCGCTGGTACTTTTTGTGATGAGCTTCATCACCCTTGCGATAGCAAAGTTCTTTCTGCTTAAGGCAGAGAGGAAGTATTCGCGATGA
- the pstB gene encoding phosphate ABC transporter ATP-binding protein PstB, protein MGSSFCDHHIHPDPDHYRKAHHQMEVPIVPEQIELRVKGLNFYYSGGIHALKQINLPVHSNQVTALIGPSGCGKTTLLRCFNRMHDLYPGNRYEGEIYFVKDDILSPDTDLISLRSRIGMVFQKPTPFPMSIFDNIAYGLKLKGIKKRAELSERVEKALRHAALWDEAKDKLNASAYDLSGGQQQRLVIARALAVNPEVLLFDEPTSALDPISTAKIEELFETLKKDVTIIIVTHNMQQAARISDRTGFMMLGELIEFDRTDKIFTAPSEKLTEDYVTGRFG, encoded by the coding sequence ATGGGCAGCAGCTTTTGTGATCACCATATTCATCCTGATCCTGACCATTACCGGAAGGCTCATCATCAAATGGAGGTACCGATAGTGCCTGAGCAGATAGAGTTGAGAGTAAAAGGACTGAATTTTTATTATTCCGGCGGGATTCACGCCCTGAAACAGATCAATCTTCCGGTCCACAGCAATCAGGTAACAGCCCTGATCGGGCCGTCCGGCTGCGGAAAGACGACTCTCCTGAGGTGTTTTAACCGGATGCATGATCTCTATCCGGGTAACCGGTATGAGGGCGAGATCTATTTTGTAAAGGACGACATTCTCAGCCCTGATACGGACCTGATCAGCCTCAGAAGCAGGATCGGGATGGTATTTCAGAAGCCGACTCCGTTTCCAATGAGCATATTCGACAACATCGCATACGGCCTGAAGCTGAAGGGTATCAAAAAGAGGGCTGAGCTTTCGGAGCGCGTAGAAAAGGCCCTCAGGCATGCTGCGCTCTGGGATGAGGCTAAAGACAAGCTCAACGCCAGCGCCTACGATCTTTCCGGGGGCCAGCAGCAGAGACTGGTTATTGCGAGAGCGCTGGCCGTCAATCCTGAGGTGCTTCTCTTTGATGAGCCGACCTCTGCGCTTGATCCTATTTCTACTGCCAAGATAGAGGAGCTCTTCGAAACACTTAAAAAGGATGTTACAATTATCATCGTTACGCATAATATGCAGCAGGCGGCCCGTATCTCGGACCGGACAGGATTCATGATGCTGGGAGAACTGATCGAGTTCGACAGGACGGACAAGATCTTTACTGCTCCGTCTGAGAAACTGACTGAAGACTATGTTACCGGGAGGTTTGGATAA